From the Streptococcus sanguinis genome, the window CCGCAGTTTTTGTATCTGATTCTCTATATCAAGCTTTAGCTGTCTGCTTCGATGAGAAAAATCTAGCTGACAGTCTACTATCTTGCTATAGTACCGGCTTCCTTCGAAATCATAAGACAAATCATGAAACCATGTCCCCATAGAATCCAACTGACATAATACATCTTCTTCTTGAGCTTTTGCCTGTTCCAACTTTTGATAGAGTTCCCATTCATGATCAGCAAGCCTCCGCTCCTTGGCCAACAAGGCAGTCCATCGCTTATCTTCCTGCATTGATTATTCCTCCAAAGCAGTCAAGGTACTCAGACCTAAATCTTTTTTAGTGACTGTCGGTTCCTTTTTAGGCGGTAAATAGTTAGTAGTCAGACTTTGACGAATCATAGCATCCTTATCCTCAAACTCCGCTGCTACACTATGAACATTCTGAATAATACTTGTAATGTGTCCCCCGAGCTGCCCTTGTAAGCTCTCAACATTTGAAATCCCTGCATTTGCATTAGAATTTCCAGCAACAGTTGTCTGCGAATCTCGAGTAATAGCCATCATCTGCAGGAAATTTGCATCTCCGATTGCTGTTGCATGACGAGCTGCTGTTGATAGGTCGCTCTTAACTTGGTATTGATCCATCCGTCCTCTCCTCTACATTTTTTTCTTATTGTACCATAAAATAAAAAAAGAGCAAAAAATTTCCAAGAAATAATCTGCTCTTAAAGTATTTATTCTTTGTTTTCTTCTTTCTGCTCTAAGGTACGCTGGTAGGCCTGAATCTGTCGTTCCAGTTCTTCTTTGATAGCTCCTTCGGGAGCGTATTTTTCTTCCCAGTCATCTGGTTTGAGGATTTTATGGGTGACGGGGTCAAAGTGAGCCTTCCCGTCTGGGAAAATTTTGCCCATATTAGCCCGATGGACAATATCGAACAGCTGCTCTGGATCCACTCCCATCAGGACAAAGCTGCCATAAGTGAAGTAAAGAGTATCAATCAAGGCATCTACCTGACCGACTAGAGAAACCTCAGCCTGACTCTTGGAGCGAACCTTGTCAGCAGCCTTGTCAAGCGCTTTATGGAGATAAGCTACAGAGCTATCAAAGTCTTCCTCTGAGTTACTAGCTGCCCGCAGAAACTCGACCAGCTCTTCTAGCTTAAAGCCTGCCCTATAGCGAGCGTCCTGAGGCGACCAAGCAATCGGCTCTTCCTGAGTGCTTTCATCCATGACACTATGGAACTCTTTAACCTTATTAAAGTGATGGTCGCTGCTGGTAAAGACCTTTTCCCTCGCTAGTATGCCAAAATGCTCCAGAGCCCTGTGAATCCCATCCTGACTATTGCTGCTAGTCGTATGCTTAGCCACTTCCTTGACTGAGCTGGTTCCATTTCCCATAGCAATGGACAGACCAACTCCCGATAGCATTTCCAAGTCATTGTCAGAGTCGCCGAAGGCCATGACTTGATGAATGTCAAAGCCATATTCCTTGCCGACTCGGCGAATCCCCTCTAGCTTAGATGTGTTTTTATTGATAATATCAACCGCATAGGGGCTACTGCGGGTAAATTTCAAATCAGGGAAGTCTGCTTCAATCTTACGGCTTTCTTCTGGACTGGCCAAAATCAAAGCTTGATAAATCGGCTCCTGAATCAGCTGCAGGAGATCCTTTTCATGCTGGGGCAGGGCCTTGCTGATGACTTTATTAAAACCGTGACTGACTGTTCGCGCCATTCTCTTAGGGATGAAGCGGCTAGTCCACTGGGAGAAAGGGCTCATGCCGAAGGACATAATCTTGGAGCCCAGCATAGCCTCAGCCGTCCCCAAGGAAATTTCTTTCCGATGCTTCTTAGCATAGGCGATTAAATCCCGTAAACTCTGCTTGTCAATGGGACTGGCAGAAATCACCCTATCTCTTGAAAAAATATACTGGCCATTATAGGTCACAGCAAAGTCTAAGTCCAATTGCTCCATAAAAGGTTTGACAAAGAAAGGACCGCGGCCTGTTGCCAAACCGACCAATATTCCTTGCTCCTTTAAACTCTGAATAGCTTTTTCTGTAGATTTCAAAACCGTTCGACTGTCATTGACCAGTGTCCCATCAATATCAAAAAAGACGGCCTTTACTTCCATTGATTTTCTCATTCTTTCCTTTTATGATACAATAAATTATAACACAAAAATGACACACAATCACATGAATTGCAGAAAAGAAAAACTGGAGTAATACCCACGCAATAGGATTGAAAACTCTATGAAAACAGAATGTATGTTTTCGAATCTGCATCATGACTACAAGGAGAAAAAGGATTTATGACAAAGAAAATCTTGATCCTGCACACTGGAGGAACCATTTCCATGCAGGCTGACGGCTCTGGGGCTGTCGTTACCAATGCTGATAACCCTATGAACCATGTGACAGTTCCGCTTGAGGGGATCGAGACGGAAGTCATTGACTTTTTTAATATTCCCAGTCCACATATCACGCCCCAACACATGCTCAAACTTTACCAGAAAATCAAAGCCAGTGCTGACCAATTTGACGGAGTAGTCATTACTCATGGGACGGACACTTTAGAAGAGACAGCTTACTTTCTAGATACTATGCAGCTGCCGAAGATTCCGGTCGTTTTGACTGGGGCTATGCGCAGTTCCAATGAGTTGGGGAGCGACGGGGTCTATAACTACCTGACAGCCCTGCGGGTGGCTAGTGATGAAAAAGCCTGTGATAAAGGCGTGCTTGTCGTTATGAATGACGAGGCACATGCTGCCAAGTATGTAACCAAAACCCACACGACCAATGTCAGCACCTTCCAGACGCCGACTCACGGACCGCTTGGCTTGATTATGAAGCAGGAAATTCTCTATTTTAAGACAGCGGAGCCTCGAGTCCGCTTCGACTTGAACAGCATTTCTGGTCTGGTGCCCATCATTTCAGCTTATGCAGGTATGAAGACAGAGCTTCTGGACATGCTGGATTTAGACAAGATAGACGGCCTCATCATAGAGGCATTCGGTGCTGGCAATCTTCCCAAAGAAGTGGCGGACAAACTGGCTGATATGATAACAGCTGGCCTGCCAATCGCTCTGGTCTCTCGCTGCTTTAACGGGATTGCTGAGCCAGTCTATGCTTATGAAGGAGGCGGCGTTCAGCTGCACCAGGCTGGTATCTTCTTCGTCAAAGAGCTCAATGCTCAAAAAGCCAGAATCAAACTGCTCATCGCCCTGAATGCTGGACTCAAAGACCAAGAACTCCGAGATTATATGGAAGGCTGAGAGAAAAAGTCCCTATTTACTTTCTTTAAATCAAAAAGTGCTAAGATTGCTTAGCACTTTTTTGACTCTTTCATATTCTAACACTGGGCAAATTCATTGAATCGCCAGCCTTAAAAGATAACCTCAAACAGAGACTCTAGAATTTCAAAAATATAATCACTTACCATAGGTCACCTCCATTTTCTGAGCTTGCTTAAATGTCTTCGGATAGTGGACTTTGATTGTAACTTTCATAGCTTTTACCTCGCTTATCATTAATCCTTTAAGAGCAAAAACGAAACTCTTGGAGTGTTTAGCTTCAAGTTTGGTATCTAATCTTTTTGTTCTTACTTGGATATAAGGATACAGCCCTAAACTTAAGAATCTCTTATAGATTTCTTAGGGAAAGCTTATAGTCAAAGAAATCCGGCAGCATTCCCTATCTACTATTTGAAAGGAACAAGTCTTTTCAACCAAATACAAAAAAACTTCACCGATTGGGTGAAGCTTGTGATTTGTTAGGAGATTTATGATGAAAAAATTCTAAATTATTCTTATTCTTTGAGTGGCTCATACCTCGCAAGTCTTCTAGTCTTCAAGCTTTGGTTACAGGATTTTAAGGGATGTTTACATTGTCATTGGTCCTACCTCTTTCTTTGATTTGACAATAGTATAATCCCTCAAACTTAAAGCCCACTTATAAATAACTTGCAGGAAACTTAATCAAAAGAACTCTTAATCTAGGTAATCTCGCTTGTCTAAATGAAGAGCAATCAAGTGCCAATTAGGATCTGTCCGCCAGTTCGAATCAGCCGTAATCTGGCTAGCAACCTTTCTAGCTTCTTCTAAAATCGGATAATCTTCCACGATGTCTGCCACTTGAAACTCAGGAATACCAGACTGCCGAGTGCCAAAGATTTCTCCGGAACCTCGCATTTTCAAATCCTCTTCAGCCAGCAGGAATCCATCAGTAGTCTCAGTCATGATTTTCATGCGGCGCTTGCCCGACTCCGTCTTAGGATTGGCAACCAAGACGGCATAAGACTGCTTGCTTCCTCGGCCGACACGGCCTCTCAGCTGATGAAGCTGGCTGAGTCCGAAGCGGTCCGCATCCATGATGACCATCACCGTAGCATTGGGGACATTGACTCCGACCTCAATGACCGTGGTAGAGACCAGAATATCAGTCCGTCCTTCCTTGAAGTCCTGCATAATCGCCTCTTTTTCCTCGCTCTTCATCTTGCCATGAAGCAGAGCCACTTGTACCTGCTGACCAAAATAGGCTGTCAGTTCTTCTTCTAAGGCAATGGCATTCTTAAGATCCAGCGCCTCAGATTCCTCAATCAAGGGAGAAATAAAGTAGACCTGAGCACCCTTGTGGAGCTCTTTTTTCAGCCAGTCGAGGACGACTTCCAGCTGCTCATGCTTGACCCAGCGGGTGATGATAGGCTTGCGTCCCGCCGGCATCTGGTCAATAATGGACACATCCATATCACCAAATGCAGTGATAGCAAGGGTTCTGGGAATAGGCGTCGCCGTCATCATGAGGACATCAGGATTGTCTCCCTTTTCCCGTAAAATCCGGCGTTGCTCCACACCAAAGCGATGCTGCTCGTCAATAATGACCAAGCCCAATGCATGGTAACGGACTCCTTCCTGAATCAGGGCATGGGTTCCGACAATCATGTCCACCTGACCCTTTTCAATCGCTGCCAAGGTCTCCCGGCGTTCAGCTGCTTTCATTCCCCCAGTTAGCAGGGCCAGCTTCAATTCTGGAAAAAGCTGAGCTAGGCTGTCAAAATGCTGCTCAGCCAAAATTTCTGTTGGGACCATCAGAGCTGACTGAAAGCCAGCTGTATAAACAGCATACATAGCTAGACCAGCGACTACTGTCTTTCCGCTTCCCACATCGCCCTGCAGCAGGCGATTCATGTGGCCAGGCGATCGCAAATCCTGCAAAATCTCTGTCAGACTGCGCTCCTGAGCTGAAGTCAGTTCAAAAGGTAAGCTCTGCTTTTTCTCGGCCACAGCATCCAACTGCCAATCAATTTTTAATCCATTGCTAACAGCCTTGGTTTCTCTCTTTAAGACCTGCAGTTGCATTTGGAAATAAAAGAGTTCTTCAAATTTGACCCGCCGAAGAGCCTGCTTGTAGTCCGCCAAGTCCTTTGGAAAATGCATGGCCCGCACAGCCTCAACTCTGCTCACTAGCTGGTAGCGTTCCAGCAGGGGCTGGGGCAGATTTTCCTCTAAGAGCAAGTCTAATCCTTGGTCAAAGGCAGTCTTAATCAGCTTGACCAGACTGGCCTGACTAATTCCCTGAGCCAGCCGATAGACAGGCTGCAAGTCATCCTCTACCTGAGCCAGCAGTTTCATTCCAGTCAGACTAGCCTTGGCTTTGTCCCACTTTCCAAAGACGGCTATATTAGCTCCCACTTCAATCTTGTCCGCCAG encodes:
- a CDS encoding DUF3958 family protein, producing MQEDKRWTALLAKERRLADHEWELYQKLEQAKAQEEDVLCQLDSMGTWFHDLSYDFEGSRYYSKIVDCQLDFSHRSRQLKLDIENQIQKLRKKHQNAENQLEEVYQEKRALASKE
- a CDS encoding TIGR04197 family type VII secretion effector; the encoded protein is MDQYQVKSDLSTAARHATAIGDANFLQMMAITRDSQTTVAGNSNANAGISNVESLQGQLGGHITSIIQNVHSVAAEFEDKDAMIRQSLTTNYLPPKKEPTVTKKDLGLSTLTALEE
- a CDS encoding Cof-type HAD-IIB family hydrolase, whose translation is MEVKAVFFDIDGTLVNDSRTVLKSTEKAIQSLKEQGILVGLATGRGPFFVKPFMEQLDLDFAVTYNGQYIFSRDRVISASPIDKQSLRDLIAYAKKHRKEISLGTAEAMLGSKIMSFGMSPFSQWTSRFIPKRMARTVSHGFNKVISKALPQHEKDLLQLIQEPIYQALILASPEESRKIEADFPDLKFTRSSPYAVDIINKNTSKLEGIRRVGKEYGFDIHQVMAFGDSDNDLEMLSGVGLSIAMGNGTSSVKEVAKHTTSSNSQDGIHRALEHFGILAREKVFTSSDHHFNKVKEFHSVMDESTQEEPIAWSPQDARYRAGFKLEELVEFLRAASNSEEDFDSSVAYLHKALDKAADKVRSKSQAEVSLVGQVDALIDTLYFTYGSFVLMGVDPEQLFDIVHRANMGKIFPDGKAHFDPVTHKILKPDDWEEKYAPEGAIKEELERQIQAYQRTLEQKEENKE
- a CDS encoding asparaginase, with product MTKKILILHTGGTISMQADGSGAVVTNADNPMNHVTVPLEGIETEVIDFFNIPSPHITPQHMLKLYQKIKASADQFDGVVITHGTDTLEETAYFLDTMQLPKIPVVLTGAMRSSNELGSDGVYNYLTALRVASDEKACDKGVLVVMNDEAHAAKYVTKTHTTNVSTFQTPTHGPLGLIMKQEILYFKTAEPRVRFDLNSISGLVPIISAYAGMKTELLDMLDLDKIDGLIIEAFGAGNLPKEVADKLADMITAGLPIALVSRCFNGIAEPVYAYEGGGVQLHQAGIFFVKELNAQKARIKLLIALNAGLKDQELRDYMEG
- the recG gene encoding ATP-dependent DNA helicase RecG encodes the protein MNLHQPLTVLPGVGPKSAEKFAKLGLETLQDLLLYFPFRYEDFKSKNVLDLEDGEKAVVSGQVVTPANVQYYGYKRNRLRFTIKQGEVALAVNFFNQPYLADKIEVGANIAVFGKWDKAKASLTGMKLLAQVEDDLQPVYRLAQGISQASLVKLIKTAFDQGLDLLLEENLPQPLLERYQLVSRVEAVRAMHFPKDLADYKQALRRVKFEELFYFQMQLQVLKRETKAVSNGLKIDWQLDAVAEKKQSLPFELTSAQERSLTEILQDLRSPGHMNRLLQGDVGSGKTVVAGLAMYAVYTAGFQSALMVPTEILAEQHFDSLAQLFPELKLALLTGGMKAAERRETLAAIEKGQVDMIVGTHALIQEGVRYHALGLVIIDEQHRFGVEQRRILREKGDNPDVLMMTATPIPRTLAITAFGDMDVSIIDQMPAGRKPIITRWVKHEQLEVVLDWLKKELHKGAQVYFISPLIEESEALDLKNAIALEEELTAYFGQQVQVALLHGKMKSEEKEAIMQDFKEGRTDILVSTTVIEVGVNVPNATVMVIMDADRFGLSQLHQLRGRVGRGSKQSYAVLVANPKTESGKRRMKIMTETTDGFLLAEEDLKMRGSGEIFGTRQSGIPEFQVADIVEDYPILEEARKVASQITADSNWRTDPNWHLIALHLDKRDYLD